From the Candidatus Bathyarchaeia archaeon genome, the window CTTGACGGTCCTGTATAACCTGACCAATGCGAAGCCAGCCACTCGCTTATTTCTTAAGGGAAAGCGGAAAATTAGACTTATGAAGACAAAATATGGAGACTTAACTTCCCTAATTCAGATTCCGACTTCAAGTTGAACGCCAAAGCCATCCCGTTTTTTCACATTCAGTCTCAGACGCAGACACATTGCTTAAATAAAAAAAGCAACTTTTCGGGTTGATGAAAGTTGAAACCTCGTGAGAGCCGCTTACTTGATTGGGTTGGCAGTTTGCTTCATTCTTGGACTGGTTTTTCTCTTTCAAGCATATTACGCAGATTCAATGGAGCTTATCACAAACGTCCTCGCGCCATTAACCGCTGGAGGCGCGGTTCTTTCTGCCACTTTTGCTATGAGAAGATACTGGGATAAACCGTCGAGTAGGCTCTCCAGAATTTGGCTTTGCTTCACTTTGGGAATGCTGCTCTGGTTTCTCGGCGAAATAACATGGGCAATGTACGTTCTGGTTTCGAACGTTGAGATACCCTACCCTTCCATTGCAGACGCCCTCTGGTTGATAGGCTATGTTCCCTTGCTTATCGCCATAGAATTGTACGTCAAACTGTTCCGACCTGCCCTCTCCAGAAAACTGTACTTCGGCAGCACGGCTGTGATTTCAGCTGCAGGCGTTGCTCTGTTTTCGGTTATGGCGCCTCTACTCATAGCAACCGAGGAAAACGTATTGTTATTGGGCATAGATCTAGCCTATCCAGTGCTCGACATCATAGTGCTCTCCCAAGCCATTTTTGGCCTCCTCGTTTTCACTATGACGAGGTTAAAGGGCAAGGTAGGCACGGCATGGATTCTGATAAGCCTTGGAATAATCATGAATGTTATAGGAGACATACTTTTCAGCTATTCGACTGCACAAGAAGCCTATTTCGATGGACATCCATTGGATCTTTTCTTTTACTGGGGATACGTCCTCTTCGCTTTGGCCTTTTACACCCATATGAAGGAACTGTGATATTTCGAAAAAATCCCTGATTTGTCAGCTGACTAACAGTCCTCGAAACCCTAGTTTTCAACATTGTGAACTGAGGCTATTCTTTAGGTTTCATAAACCGCTAACCCGAGCTGTCAACTCATTTTCCTAAGTATTTTCCCAGGTTTCTGAAAGAAAAGGGAATAGGAGCCACATCAGCTTCCAAGCTTATGATGAAGGATTCAAGCTTAACTAAGCCTGCCCATTCGCTTTTAGCTTGCTTCATGAAATCATTATATTCTGTATAATTTTTGTGAAGAGTTATCACAACTCTTCCCTTTCCCAGCCCCTGCCCAGATGAGGCAAAGATAACATTCGGATGCTCAGAAAGAAACCTTTTCGCCTTTTCAACACGTTCATCCTCAGAATAGTCTTTGATCTTTTCAGGTGACCAAGCGCCGAAAGTGATCGCCATGAGTTCGATTCCCAGCTTTCTGAAGTCAGCGATAATCGTGTGCTCTTTGATAACGCCCTCTTCCTTCAATCTCTTAAGCATTCTCGAGATCGTAGGCTGAGAAGTCCCTAACACCTTGCCCAATTCCCGGTCACTTCTATCACTGTTCTTGAAAAGCTCAGAAACAAGCTTCAACTCCCGGTCTTTCATGACTCTCTCTCCTGCCTATGCCATGACTAATACTGTGGTAGATGCATGCTTAATGCTTAAATTAGTTTTCTCGCGCGCAACCTTTTTCAACTCGCTTTCCGCTCGCTTGCTGTTGATTACTTTCGTCCTTGTCTCCTTGCTTTCTCGTCCTCTTTTAAGGAACCAGTGTTAAAATGCGGAACCCAACTAACATAGGACATGTGGTTCGGATACCACGAAAACTCAAGGAGAGTCAGTATTTCAACGGAAAGCGCCACCTACAAGCAGGAGCAGTTGGAGTTAAATATTCCATCAAAGTTCAGAGACGCGGTTGAGCCTTTCCTAGACAAAGAAATCCAAATCCTAGACCAACAATTAAAGGCTCGACACAAACAACTACCACTTACCCGCCCGGCAACATAGTTGAAGAAGGTATAAGGGGCTTGACTCCTTCTTTTTCTAGAATTACTCTTCCCGCAAAGCTTGCCAACATCGCGAGCCACTCACCCAAAAGCCACGCATGGCAACATTAAACGTCACGCATAACTATGTTGAAAGTGCCATTAAAACACCCATAAACAGCGCCCAACCCACCATACAGAACCATGAACAGCGCCTAAAAAGCAAACTGAAAAGTAGAACTTTCACGCTGAAAAAAATTTTCTGCACTCATACTAAGCCTCAGAACCAGAGCCTCAAAATGAAACAACATGCAAACACCATTCAATGTGCCCCATTCAACTCTGCCTCGAAATATATCGTCCAAACACCCAAAACACCGAAACTTCAGCCCGACACCTCGGGCGATTGGGAGCCGCGGGCTAAGCATCTCGACCGAAGTCTTGACGCGTACACCCCAGCTCCATCAACCCCATCTTCTATGGGAGCCCTCGTCCCATGACATAGACTAGTTACCTAGCCTATTAGTGTCGGGAACGGCCGCCTGTTTTCGGGATGGGCTTCGAGCTTAGATGCTTTCAGCTCTTATCCACAACGGCGTGGCTGCCCGGCAGTGCCCTGTCGGACAACCGGTAAACTAGAGGCCGCAGCGTCCCGTTCCTCTCGTACTGGGGACCCTCTGCCCTCAGGCGACCAACACTCCCAGCAGATAAAGTCCGACCTGCCTCACAGCGGTCTAAACCCAGCTCACGTTCCCTTTTAATAGGCGAGCAGCCTC encodes:
- a CDS encoding Lrp/AsnC family transcriptional regulator — its product is MKDRELKLVSELFKNSDRSDRELGKVLGTSQPTISRMLKRLKEEGVIKEHTIIADFRKLGIELMAITFGAWSPEKIKDYSEDERVEKAKRFLSEHPNVIFASSGQGLGKGRVVITLHKNYTEYNDFMKQAKSEWAGLVKLESFIISLEADVAPIPFSFRNLGKYLGK